The Naumovozyma dairenensis CBS 421 chromosome 8, complete genome genomic sequence AATGTGGTATGATCCTGGGGTTCAATTGGGACTGGAGCCTCTTCATTCGTACTTGATTTCCGCAGTTTGTCGGCAAGATATTCAGCATCTAAGATGAAGGTGGGATATCTTTCTTGGCTCCAGTCATACTTAAAACGAAAAAGGAAGCTCTATCAAATATTACTCTCTTCTATTATTGTTCATACTATACTAAGGCAGGGTTGAAATGGAGTGTCTTCTGTTGTTTCAGTTGAAATTAGCCTATCTTACTTGACATGTACACAGTAGGGAAAAACATATACAAAGGGACAAATTTATATATCGAATATGATAGAAGCTAATAGATAatagataaatatattcttatttcaataaatcgccaattttgaaaaactgtcattattttttttactaaTTACTAAACTTCccttgattttttttccatttggTGAAAATTGAAAGCTCTAGAGCATGTTTTGTTGAGAGGATGACGTCCTAAAGGccaattgaaaatatcgCTATAGattaccaaaaaaatttgtaCAATCTCTTATCTCTCTGCTCTTTGTCATATTTCAAAGCCTCGAATAATTCCTTTAACTTACGTTAATAATctccaaagaaaaaatatctcTCCGTCATTATGGAAATTCTTTGCGCGAAAAACTGCGTCGTTTCTTAACGAATACAGAAATTACTTTCTGAAGTCCTTAAAAAGGTGCATCTGTGTAGCACAACAAAGTTACTAAAATACTGagatatacatatatatatatatccaaTGGAAcacatttttttcattacaTAATGAGTTTTACTTTTTATGCTGGagaattttcattatattaaaaCTAAGTTAACTCTAAGGTTGGGACAATGTAACTATGAAATATGCTTTTGAAGAATACAGCAACCGAACATATTTACAACCCATCCTATAGGTCAATTGACTATTTTATTAGGTGAGTCTGAATCCACGGGAACCTACCTAACATCCagaaattttttgtttctttcaCTAAAAATTTACCGCTTCATATCTTGCTAAAACTAATAAATAAGTGAAACTACAACATAAAAAGTAAATAATTCCCAAACggattttttaataatagtagGTGTTCTTTGCCCAACTAAGTAAATATGAAAAGTTAGTAATCTAAATCTTTGTTTACAGTCTTTTGGTTCACACAGAGATGTTGTAAGCGTTCTCTCATACACGAATAACATTATACATAATCTATTTTATGTTCACAGGATCACCTCCCAAAAGTGTTGCAAAATACTCTTGCGTTGGAGTATAAAGATACAACTAATGTTAAACCAATAGGTCTATCTATAGGTTTGGTTTGTTATCAACAAGGGACCCATCGTATGGTTGTTCTTACTTACGATGGTTTAAACTTTATGAACTACTACATAACCAATCCAAGGCTAATTTTTCTCAATAGTTTACTATCAATATAGCATTACAAAACTGCCCCTACTGTTAAATTATCAACTAATAAAACCATCTAAAGACTCTATACAGTCATACATAATCTTGTTCTTGGTGTATCCTAACTCACTTACTCATTCATTCACTTACTGTCTTCCGATTATTTTGCCTGATTACACTACATGACACTATGTATGCATTTACGTAcgtatttttcttgtttaaaGCCTGGCGGCGCCGATGGAAAAATTTCGAAGGAAAAACGCACTTTGAATTTTGACAAGGTGATATGAAAAGTTAACAAGGTTTTTATTTCAGGAATAACAAGCCAATGGTGAGGAAACAATCATCGAACAGAAGTTGCCAgatacatacatatatagGCTATATAaccaaaataaaaactGGTTTACTTGTTATAATTATCGGGAATGCCTTCTGCATACCAGGGAAGTTCAATGTCAGCTACTTCTGTCAGTTTACAAGAGACAAATGTCGTTGGTTCACCTATAGTGGCGACGCAAGAAGCTAATGATAACAATCAGGAGGAAGAGCCATCTTTGATGCATAATAGGGACAGtaagaaggagaagaatGCACATCTAAATACACATGACAAGAAAGCTAGAAACAATAAAACTAGACCTGCTGATAGAGAACTTCGAgatttattagatgatgTTACCAAATATCATCCTCAATATGACTACTCCTTACCTCGAACTTTCTTGAGAAGTTCAACAAAAGATCATAAAGTACGAGGGAAGGAACATGGAGTAGATCAACTTGGAGAGAAGGAAACAGAAGGAAAGAGTCCAATGaaccaaaaaaattcatctttacAAAGATTGAAAAAGCAAAGGGCATTGAACAAAGCAAAGAAATTGGATACTACGGGACAAAATATCGTTAAAGAAACGTTCCTGGcagaaaataaagtaaATAGTACTCACAACAAATTCTCTTCTTCCAAGAGAAAGAAACTAgtgaaagagaaagatcTAGTTTCAGtaaaaactaaaaaaataaagaaaagaaaaccGTCACCTACACCAGAAGCAGCTCttgattcaaattcatcaacCCCATCTTTGTCAAAggaaaattcaattatgTCTTTAACGAGACATTCAGAATCAATGCCAACGCCGAACGAGGGATTACTTCTCCCTCCAgattacaacaacaatgaCGATGAACACGATAAAAATAACTTATTTAAAGAAGTAGCGACGGATAGAAAAGAGCATATAAAAGAGGATTTCTCATCAACGACGTTTGTAGATTGGAGTAAACCTACTTTAAAACTTCAATATCCGATATTTAACATAGAAGAGCTGTCCCAATCAAACTTTTATTTCGACGAGTTACCAATACAATCAACAACGTTAACAAAGAATGTATATGCTCATGATCCAGAAAACTGTAAGTTGgtaaaattacaaaatccATTATTTGCAAATTATCAAGAGGAATATCATATTGATTTTAAcaaagattttgaaaaatataatccaATGAGCGAAATTGgtaaaattattgaatatacaACTTATATATACTTACCAGAACCATTTTCTgatcaaatcaaaattgATATAATACCAAGGTTGAATGATGCATTTGATAATTCAGAAATTAAAAACTTTATCAGTGCAATAGAGGATTATAATTCCTCAATAAAACGTATCCCAAGGtacaaaataatagagCATCTAGCTACAATAAAAGAAGTACCAATATCTTTCATTCATGATTTTTTGCATATAGTTTATACAAGAGCCATCCATCCAAATGTTAATAAACTGAAAGGTTATAAAGCATTTAGTAATTTTGTTTATGGCGAATTATTACCAAGTTTTTTATCTGAATTATTTGGAAAATGTGACTTAAACTCAACAAAAACGTTTATGGATTTGGGTTCTGGTGTCGGAAATTGTGTCATTCAAGCATCACTAGAATACGGCTGTGAAAAAAGTTTTGGTTGTGAAATTATGCCTCAAGTTTGCCATCTGACTGAATTGCAACAAGTTGAGTTACAAAGAAGATCTAAATTGTTCGGGTTTACACCTTCAGATATTGAGTTTTCTTTGCGGAAAAGTTttgttaataatacaaGAGTTGATCAATTAATTCCAAAATGTGACGTATTAttaatcaataatttcttatttgatAGTGCACTGAATAAAGAAGTCGAAAAGATTATCCAAAATTGTAAACCTGGTTGTAAGATTGTAACTTTGAAGAACTTACGAAGTTTTGGTTATACAATCGATTTCTTCAACATAGAAAACATCTTAAATAGATTAAAGGTGGAAAGAATAGACTTGAAAGAGGATAGTGTCTCTTGGACTCATAATGGAGGGGAATATTTCATAGCCACAgtattggaaaatatagATGAATCTTTGTTTGAACCAGAGGTAAGGAGTAGAGCCACTAGAAGACCGACAAAATATAGCAGGTAAAACACATTCCGCCCCAAAAAAATACTTACTGTACATAAACAATGTCATGTatgaatattcaaataactattgtaatagtaataagaTCGTAGTAATGCAAAAATGATGAAGCGCTCTATCATGGTCTTAGAAGTGtatatactatactatatCATATGTAATCGTATAGTCTGGGTAGAGTCAAATTTATATGGTTTATGTGATATATAAGTTACAAAGCATTATTAGGAAACATAGTGTGGAATTTCCTCTATTATGGAATTGGCGGGTTCTGAACTTCAATTCGGGTATGGATCATACTTTGCATCATCTTTTTAACAGCAAGAACATGCCATGGAATATGGGAGTTTCTCTCTCCATCAGAAACACCGAACCACACATTCAATGCTGCGAGATTTCGGAACTCTTCCAAAATactttctaataattttccACTATCTGCGTGCGGGCAATTCAATAGGTTAACTTCGAACTTATCAATGGTTCCCTCACCAGAATTCCTTTTAAATTTCACTAACGCACCACTTTTAATGGCACAACGGTGCTGAGAATTGGATAATGGGAAAGGATGTTGGAATAAAGCACCATGTATATCTTCATCTATATCACGAATTTCATAATCATCAAACttattaaaatttattttcccACTCAACTTACTGTCCTTGAATAATGGCTTGAAAGATGGATATAACTTATCTCGGTCATAGAATGTAATCTtagtattatcatcaacaCATACAACGGCAAGGTGAATGTTTCTTCCAGAAAATCTTCTCCAATTCATTAGTTCATCATCTGGTAAAACTCCATTCAATCTGGTTAAAATTAGACAAATTTTACCATATTTTCTACTTGCTAAGGAAAAGGCCATAGACCAAATTTGATTACAAGCTTCATCAAATGTTTTCTTAGAATTACCAACATACCACGACTTAATCATATTTTCATTACCCGTACTGTCCGTTAAGGCAGCGAATAGCCAGCATTTATCGATACTTCTTGAATAAGCCAAATGTATGTATTCATCATAGTTAATTATGGACGATGGGGGAGCCGTTTGAGAGCTTTTAAAAGTGACCTTTTCAGGAAGCCTAGGAGCTAATGTAGTAAATCTTGTTGATTTTTGTGGTAGAATATTATAGATACTCATTGCTAATGTACTGTAATCATCCACAGAGACCAGTGGATTGCAAATAAAATCGATAGGAACGATCTTCAAGAATAATTCCTTGTTAGGAATCTTAGCCTTAACTTCATTTCTAATCGTTTGGAAAACTGACACTTTGTGAACTAAATCAGTTGGATGTGACACTTCCAATGGTAAAATGAGCATTAAAGGGACATCTTTTTCGGAGCTTTTATTAGTGGAACAATATGACACTATTTGTGCAGCTAGTAAAAGTAGTTTATTCTGCTCAAAATTTTGCAGATAAATCAAACCATGCGAATTCCCATTAGTTagtttcaataattcaCAGAATCCTAATTCATGTTCAAAATATGTCTGAGATAATATCGATACAAAATTGGTACaatcatctttaaatgaatCAGTTAACacaatgaatttgaaatttttaatacCCTTAGGAGGCCGGATACCAAGAAATTTAGTGAAAGGTTGCGAATCTGATTTAATCTTGATTAACTCTTGGTGCTTCTTCACAAAGACAAGCGGTTCTCGCATCGTATACATTTTGTCAATTATTTCATTACCATTAAGCCTTTCAAATTTGGTAAAAATTTTCGGCATAATGTCAGATATCAGTCCATCTTTACAATCTTTTAACCCCCTATATATTGACTTTGGTACTCTTAATTTAATTAACTGATCAAAATCGAAGACTATTTGCTCAGAAATTAAATCCAAAATATCAGTCGATTCTTCAGTGATCTGCAATACGGGATTTGACTGTCTAAATTTATCAGGGAGTGATGATAATGGCATATGTCtaagaagaaatggaaGACTATTCGAGGATTCAATGGATACAGGTATTTCTGCTGGTGTTTCTTCTGGCATACCTGTTTTCCCTTCTGGCAAATTAGACGTAAGTGTAGCAGATCCTGAAAGTGGAGATTGTTCTTGGGTTGTAATTTTTGGTGatattttgttctttaaAATGTCATTAACGTCTGATTTCATTATCGAATCCACTGGTTGAACTGAAGTTTCCACAGTTTTTAATGGCGATTCAGTTGTTGGAATGTCACTTTgcaatattttccaaatcgACCCCTCTTTATTTGCATCAGTTGTTCCGattaaatcatttgatCCCAAGGATGAGGGAAGGTTTTCTCCAACAGCTTGTACATTTGAATACCCTAAATATTGTGGTTCATTGACTGTACCTTCTACTGAACGTGTCTCTTGCCCTATATTCATAAATTCAAGATCTTCATCGTCAGAAGCACTTTCTTCATCCTCCGAACTTGAAATATCACCAttagaaatatcaaattgCAACGCCTCATCCTTTTGAAATGGACTAAACGAAAATTTACCACCgtttttatatttattatcgaCATTATTTTCGATTATTGGGTTAAATTGTAACGGCGCAAAAACACTCTTAC encodes the following:
- the DOT1 gene encoding histone methyltransferase DOT1 (similar to Saccharomyces cerevisiae DOT1 (YDR440W); ancestral locus Anc_5.556), giving the protein MPSAYQGSSMSATSVSLQETNVVGSPIVATQEANDNNQEEEPSLMHNRDSKKEKNAHLNTHDKKARNNKTRPADRELRDLLDDVTKYHPQYDYSLPRTFLRSSTKDHKVRGKEHGVDQLGEKETEGKSPMNQKNSSLQRLKKQRALNKAKKLDTTGQNIVKETFLAENKVNSTHNKFSSSKRKKLVKEKDLVSVKTKKIKKRKPSPTPEAALDSNSSTPSLSKENSIMSLTRHSESMPTPNEGLLLPPDYNNNDDEHDKNNLFKEVATDRKEHIKEDFSSTTFVDWSKPTLKLQYPIFNIEELSQSNFYFDELPIQSTTLTKNVYAHDPENCKLVKLQNPLFANYQEEYHIDFNKDFEKYNPMSEIGKIIEYTTYIYLPEPFSDQIKIDIIPRLNDAFDNSEIKNFISAIEDYNSSIKRIPRYKIIEHLATIKEVPISFIHDFLHIVYTRAIHPNVNKLKGYKAFSNFVYGELLPSFLSELFGKCDLNSTKTFMDLGSGVGNCVIQASLEYGCEKSFGCEIMPQVCHLTELQQVELQRRSKLFGFTPSDIEFSLRKSFVNNTRVDQLIPKCDVLLINNFLFDSALNKEVEKIIQNCKPGCKIVTLKNLRSFGYTIDFFNIENILNRLKVERIDLKEDSVSWTHNGGEYFIATVLENIDESLFEPEVRSRATRRPTKYSR
- the SSN2 gene encoding Ssn2p (similar to Saccharomyces cerevisiae SSN2 (YDR443C); ancestral locus Anc_5.559), with the translated sequence MESSIYRLEELASSFYRIETIDHVNYAQYVPKNMDDQWAIQMELLLRKQNPRNLVALLSRCLWCFSVNDDLLPVLPKLPSANNEDKSPILPEKTGSFTFEYSKPNLPPHYALFLKALRRMIYINLAKASNNRLIQFGNACIPLGKSTNYDILQLEPHLFANGDLVVTLCCKNLNLVPLTENHIEESYLQKHALYMVPSGIRAYLSSNNKSTCLTLPPKNADALLMTLSISHGIKLNDKNNIKWVTVIPDIGHLNGNTPNVASYMDPPTDIRKVIWPLELIYAQPAFDLIGPNNIDIFPSSTVTSSTAMTYNDFQNVLDTIDDFIQLKQTSAYKTPGSSGTNALSSGGAGYTDQFTHYYRNNSVGPHLTDTVSPSLDKLVSSSVSNNNNNNNNIPVNSFNNELLATPPTADTAKGVHANQLFNDKSGIAIDYEPSPTKAELENVKELLMKKDSMNRSSDAQDDVEMHDVNDAQHIKDNDNENINPNDNADDNNDANNNNNGTMSDTNATGNKELFGEDEEEEEEDLFGESNDSVGEGLQSVNKNDPDEITEDMFGMSDDEDGTNITINSRSGDTYFNGDSNALSTPIRKPNLKRKYLDIPVEEMTLTGDSLYTDPGAPLPIETPRDRRKSVFAPLQFNPIIENNVDNKYKNGGKFSFSPFQKDEALQFDISNGDISSSEDEESASDDEDLEFMNIGQETRSVEGTVNEPQYLGYSNVQAVGENLPSSLGSNDLIGTTDANKEGSIWKILQSDIPTTESPLKTVETSVQPVDSIMKSDVNDILKNKISPKITTQEQSPLSGSATLTSNLPEGKTGMPEETPAEIPVSIESSNSLPFLLRHMPLSSLPDKFRQSNPVLQITEESTDILDLISEQIVFDFDQLIKLRVPKSIYRGLKDCKDGLISDIMPKIFTKFERLNGNEIIDKMYTMREPLVFVKKHQELIKIKSDSQPFTKFLGIRPPKGIKNFKFIVLTDSFKDDCTNFVSILSQTYFEHELGFCELLKLTNGNSHGLIYLQNFEQNKLLLLAAQIVSYCSTNKSSEKDVPLMLILPLEVSHPTDLVHKVSVFQTIRNEVKAKIPNKELFLKIVPIDFICNPLVSVDDYSTLAMSIYNILPQKSTRFTTLAPRLPEKVTFKSSQTAPPSSIINYDEYIHLAYSRSIDKCWLFAALTDSTGNENMIKSWYVGNSKKTFDEACNQIWSMAFSLASRKYGKICLILTRLNGVLPDDELMNWRRFSGRNIHLAVVCVDDNTKITFYDRDKLYPSFKPLFKDSKLSGKINFNKFDDYEIRDIDEDIHGALFQHPFPLSNSQHRCAIKSGALVKFKRNSGEGTIDKFEVNLLNCPHADSGKLLESILEEFRNLAALNVWFGVSDGERNSHIPWHVLAVKKMMQSMIHTRIEVQNPPIP